The nucleotide sequence ttttattttaatattttttagtttttcGTTTAATACTTATCATTAATATGCTAATGGCATGCATTATTAATCTTGCTTTTTCCTGCAagctttttcttttattttaagttTGTATATATCCGCATCCTATCAATAAAACGCATAttcttaaattattttcaatatataataatatatttattagtgttgtcattattttataaggttatacgtatattttttcaaggTGTCTTTCCCATTTTctataatcatttttttatggtaTTAAACTTcaataatttgaaaaacaaattatatgttattgcatatgcatattcaaACTATTTCAGTTTATTAAGATTAAATTGTTTCAACggaaaataagaaaatatatatttatttggttGTACAATTGAGGTATTGCTAAGCTATGCAATCAAATtggtttattttattttcacaaaATTCATTGTCTTTTTGTAgtatacaaattattacatgaatttaaaaatttcaaattttattattactatgttttttattataaaaaaaatacataaaatgtTACCTactaaaaatgtaataataatggcatacgataaaaatcaaattcGCAGCCTGGtaacaatataaaatatgtaccTACATATGTAGGTGtttaattttcaaaaaaaaaaaaaaaaatagtataggaaatataaacaatagAACATGAtatgtgtaaaaaaatgtgtggCGATAAAACCAAGCACATAAATAGTAAATTTAGTTTATACATGTCCAATGTATTGACAAATATCATCAAGGGAAACTTTTAAGtcgtattttttatgaacctgtatatatgcacgatcttctttcattttttttatttccgcagtttctttatatagggtttcattttttgatgggtgataaatatttttatttacaactTTACATTTTAAGCATTCATCATTAATTACTGTttctaaataatatgatttaACTTCAGTAAAATCAAATTCtacttttttgttatttgaTTCGGTATAagcatttaattttttaataatagggcgccaataatttttagtaTATTCTGTTTGTTCGTGATCATTTTCTtcgtaatttttttcattttgtttttctgtTTGTTCTAAAAATTCGTCGATCTTTcccataatatattttttatatgcactaatatgcttatatgttttaaatattaataagcCATagtagtattttttttttttttttttttttttatatatgattattccttttcttttataaaattcatgTTCTttcaaattaatttttactaAAAGCCCTTCAAAAAAGTTGTTACAATTGTCgtcttctttttcttcgTTATTCAAACCGTGTTTGTCTCTACTCTTATTCTCAAATTGGCTAGAAGAATTATAAAACTtatcatgtttttttttttttttttccttagCATCTCTTTCTCGTTCACTATGTTGGTCCTTTTCATCAGTGCTATGTTGACTATCATTTGAgttttcatctttttcatttttgtcaCTGTGTTTGATTTTTTCCATGTTTTCCTTCATCTCATCTTCGGCCCCAACACCAGTAAATCGAAACTGTCTAGATGAAAAGTATTCGTAAATTTTGTCATAATAGTTTGCATTTGTATTATTCTTAtctgaaatatttttttcatcatttgtattataataggtattaatatattgattatatatatcctcATTATAtcccatttttttcaaaatctTTAATCcataattttctattttaatattatgctCTTTAAAATcttgataaaaatttaattcatttttaagattatattctttatcttttttattaaacctatctaatatttgttttcttttaaaagcTAAACTATTTTCAGATACTTTAAAATTGCTTATATCATCTGATTGGTTTATTTCTGTATCGtccatattattaaaactaTTGATTTTTTCACCATTTGAAACGGTATCATTCTTATTTGTTTCTTCTTCATCTTTTGACACATTGTTATAATGATCactattttgtatttcatcttttttaattataaaattatttatatccttCATTTCAACATCAGACAGATTTTCATTTGAGTCATATCCATCTGAATTTTCTatgtttaataattttagattatcattttgattattaccatttggaaaataatttaaatatgtaatattatttttattatttacacgatctaactttttttttaaattatttataaaattaaaatttgctTTTTCTCTatcattcatatttttaatatctaTTTCTGTTTGTtcaatgaatatatttccatCTTTCATGcttgttattttttccaccttttgaattttttttttgtgtccatcatcatcttcttcttcctcttcttcattttcatcacttttacaaatttcatcaaatatatttacttttggtgtttttttattttctttatttttttcgttttttcttatttttatactacattttgttttctcCATTTTCATACCCAATTATCTCAAAACTGTTATGTACTACTTCCCTAACCcttatatctatatattatgaacatgtcaggtaaaaaaaaattaatagtaATTACATTATTTGGCTTGCTACACATATAATGGCTTAGTGACCAAATATTGTCATAGAGCATATGCCTAagaacatattatatataccaaTTTTATTCACAAATTAAcagtatattatttgtaaaatgTTTGTCaatatcatataatattggaaagggaataaatattatgcaaCTTTAAAAGTGAAGTccaaatttgtatatttctTCGTTtagctatatatatatgtatggaTACAgaattttccattttttttctcattataaataattactCCTATTACTCCATACAATAATTATGCTCTCTTAAAGATCCATAAATTCATaatcttaaaaaaataaaataatttgtaaaattggtaaataaaaaaaatatgaccAAATAGCTATTTagtcataaaaaaaaaaaaaaaaaaaaaaaagcgaaAAATAGTgcccatatattttatacattaCATACTTAATTTATGTATAGTTGGCGCCTCGTTTCGCTTTGAATTTAGGGCTGAATTTTGACTctccttttcattttccattttttgtatcatgttattctatatatgcatttaagtaaatatttaacaaaataaatataataaaatatataaatagaatATGCCAAAACACAGTAATACTAACTGTGAATACAAAAGATAGAACATCAGTAcatatcataaaaaaacggcataaatatttttataaaattttaaccTATTtacaatgaaaaataaaataatgttgGCTATTAAAAAGGGtagtaataattatatattttttaatattgattttttttgtataaaacaAAGTTAAAACATATACATGAGAAAAATGCATTATTATGTGTTTGTCATTCTATAAAGGGATAAGGAAAATGACggcaatatatatatatacacattaatttacattttttaataattttttattttattttcataaatttgtaaatatatctttaataaatttccCTTGTATTGTAAAGtttatgtaattttttatttatataaaacttaTTTGGCTcgtataattattttttttttgtttcattttAATCCTATGTTAATTCTTTATATCGTGATAAAAGGCAATGATGATAAGAAATCAGTGTCTAAAAAAAGGTAAGACCAATTATGCATTACGAATatgtttgaaaaatataaaaaaatattcaacaGCAAAAGAGAAGAGTTACATTGATGTGCAACCAAATGATGTTAGTCATATAGACATAAAGagtattaaaaacaaagacgattttaaaaagttttatttattttacaataaaaaaaggttaagcgatatatataatgattatattcttttaataaatagttcatttaaaaataggtgtgatgaaaatgaagtAAAGGAATGTACAGACATTTTGAAATATGTAGCAAACTCTATAACATTAAtacaatttattaattcaaagaaaaattatttaaacagtggaaataataatggctTTTCTCGATATAATGAAACACAAccttattatatacacaaCATTGAAAAggcaaataaatataaagaagagcatatgatgaaaatagatgaaaaaaacaacttGAATTCaaattactttttttcaagcaatttatataaatttatttataaattaaaaaaaattgatatatGGAATTATAAggaaaaaagtataaacaaacgatatatgaaatatcaTATGTTATTCCCAATAGTATATCAagacttaaaaaaatgtgaagAACAAGCTGTTGATACCCATactgataaaaatatttatctcTTAGattgtaatatattttcttattatataaataaaaaaaacaaaaatgaatttatagATATCATTAAAAAGGTTGATTATAATTTACTAACCCCACACGACATAAAAAacgttttaattttgttgtCTATATTgcatcataataatatatctctttcaaataataaagaaaatattataaaaaataataacagtGGAATAAATGTGacatacaaaaataaagaatacataaataaaaagatatttgtcgatatatttaataatatatataataagtatattttttcaaaagctaataaaatatccttttattatttatatgattacATTTTATTGATGTGTATAAATGAAGTAAAGAATGGGGAGGCATACACAAATGTTATTAAtgttttatcaaattatatgaatctaataaataaaataagtaaCAAAACTGAAGGCGAAACTAGTGAACCACCTATATTAAGTGTTGATGAAGATGAAAAAAGTTTTGCAAATAATACGGATCCAACTGATGATATAAGTGAAAATACCAATGTTGGATTTACtgaaattaatttatcagACGAAGGAACTGATAACAACTATCCTgctttaaataaagaacattatatatatataaaaaaaaatttgtcaaaaataaaaaatgaaataataaataaactacttttattatatattacaaaatatgtatataaccatatagataataatttattatatagtcATTCAGATTTAATATGTGAAAATTTAGAATTAATCCCTCATTATATGATaactaattttatattcactATTGGGacatgtaaatatattgatgAGTTCTGCATGTTTATGCTAGCTAAATAtgtacaaaataatattaatttatatacccCTAACGAGATTGTTGTAATTGTAAATACATACGCCGATGCTGCATTAGAAGACGTAAGTTTTTATGAAACAATTTgtgattatataaaatccaattttaataaattttcaacttttgatataattaaaattttgcaTGCCCTTTCTAAAGTAAGGATACGAGATGAAGATCTAATTAAAGAGTCTTACAAACAAATTAACAATTATTTGGATGACCGAGAAAAACAATATAGTATGGATAAGCCATTGAAATTTATGACTGAGAATGAATCGGTCTCGACTCTATCTTGTCAAACGTCTCAATTTGATAATAGTGCAccaaaaaagagaaaaaattatattttaaataaatatttatgtgcTTATGCATTAATTGCAGCAGGAAAACTAGATTATTTTAACGAActtgataaattatttattcatttgaAAGAAAGTATACAAACTGAAGGTATTGATATAAGAGGAATATTATGGATGCCAATTGCTATTTCAagttttttatgtattgaaaatatattttattttatccctatatatatagatctaatttataatgcttttaaaaaaacacaatcaccaaaattattatcattactTATTAGAAGACAtagtatattattacacACAATTGAAACTGATATTattccaaaaaaatatttttcaaaagaTACTAtagataaattatattttatttgtaaaagtaaaaaagataattcaaaagaaaaagtGTTTGTTCCAGATAGTTCAACTTTTCATATTGAAGTTTCAAATGCTTTGTTATCATTAGATATAgttcataaaaaagaagttaatatatatccattcaccattgatatttttattaacacacctcaatattttgaaaataatcaaacaaaagaaatatatacacaaacGGAGAatgttcataataattttaacaaaattaatacaataaaaaaatctaGTAGTTTAGTATATGATGATGATACAAATTTTGAGCAAACATTTGAGAATAAAAAAgcgaaaaataaaaacaaaaacaaaaatgaagTATATACTGATGTTCCATTTGTGTAAGACAAACTTATATCCAAAATTGTTTGCCTATACAccaatgaaaaattatgtaccttatgaataattaaaaaaaaatttttaatagctAGCTACCAACTAGCAAACTATCATtcattttatgtttaaaatgaaaaaattaaattcctttttaaatgttcaataatatgaattaaCATTGGCTGGAATCCTCAAAGTATTCCCTCACAATGTCTTATTCactaattaattaattttccatatttgttctataatttgtttagcattcat is from Plasmodium chabaudi chabaudi strain AS genome assembly, chromosome: 8 and encodes:
- a CDS encoding heptatricopeptide repeat-containing protein, putative, whose amino-acid sequence is MMIRNQCLKKGKTNYALRICLKNIKKYSTAKEKSYIDVQPNDVSHIDIKSIKNKDDFKKFYLFYNKKRLSDIYNDYILLINSSFKNRCDENEVKECTDILKYVANSITLIQFINSKKNYLNSGNNNGFSRYNETQPYYIHNIEKANKYKEEHMMKIDEKNNLNSNYFFSSNLYKFIYKLKKIDIWNYKEKSINKRYMKYHMLFPIVYQDLKKCEEQAVDTHTDKNIYLLDCNIFSYYINKKNKNEFIDIIKKVDYNLLTPHDIKNVLILLSILHHNNISLSNNKENIIKNNNSGINVTYKNKEYINKKIFVDIFNNIYNKYIFSKANKISFYYLYDYILLMCINEVKNGEAYTNVINVLSNYMNLINKISNKTEGETSEPPILSVDEDEKSFANNTDPTDDISENTNVGFTEINLSDEGTDNNYPALNKEHYIYIKKNLSKIKNEIINKLLLLYITKYVYNHIDNNLLYSHSDLICENLELIPHYMITNFIFTIGTCKYIDEFCMFMLAKYVQNNINLYTPNEIVVIVNTYADAALEDVSFYETICDYIKSNFNKFSTFDIIKILHALSKVRIRDEDLIKESYKQINNYLDDREKQYSMDKPLKFMTENESVSTLSCQTSQFDNSAPKKRKNYILNKYLCAYALIAAGKLDYFNELDKLFIHLKESIQTEGIDIRGILWMPIAISSFLCIENIFYFIPIYIDLIYNAFKKTQSPKLLSLLIRRHSILLHTIETDIIPKKYFSKDTIDKLYFICKSKKDNSKEKVFVPDSSTFHIEVSNALLSLDIVHKKEVNIYPFTIDIFINTPQYFENNQTKEIYTQTENVHNNFNKINTIKKSSSLVYDDDTNFEQTFENKKAKNKNKNKNEVYTDVPFV